The genomic window GGTTGGACTATCAATTTTGTTGATGGAGATAACGTAGATGGTTACTACAGAGGAAGCAATGATAAATACAACTACGCTTATGCTGGTTTAGAGTTTGCTTTAGGTAACGGAAAACAATTGGCTTTCCACAATCCAGTAGCTTTAACTTATGATGAAGCTTTAAAAGCAAAACAAACTGCTGAAGGCTTAAAATCTGATTTAAATGCACAAAAAGCTGATAATGCAAAATTACGTTCAGAACTAAACGATATCTTAAAAGATAGCGATGGTGATGGTGTTGCAGATAAATTAGATAAATGCCCTGATACGCCAGCTGGTACTGTTGTTGATGGTTCTGGCTGTCCATTAAAAACTCCAGAAAAAGTTGTAGAAAAAGTAATCGTAACAGAAGAAGATCGCAAAGTTGTTAATGAAGCGATTAAAAACTTAGAGTTCGATTTAGGTAAAGCAACTATCCGTTCTAAATCTTATGCTTCTTTAAACAGAGTTGCTGCATTATTAATCCAGAAAAACTTTAGCTTAAAATTAGCTGGTCATACAGATAATACAGGTTCAAAAGAATTAAACTTACGTTTATCGAAAGCTAGAGCAGAATCTGTAAAAGCTTATTTAGTTTCTCAAGGTGCAAATGCATCACGTATTGAGGCTACAGGTTATGGTATGGGTCAACCAATTGCTAGCAATAAAACAGCAAAAGGCCGTCAACAAAACCGTCGTGTAGAGTTCACGCTTTACTAGTCTGTTTTAACACACATATTAAAGCGCCCCGATTTATTGGGGCGCTTTTTTTTGACAATTTTTTTCTCACATATCTTTTAGCACTATCAGATTTTAGTGATAGAACATTATAAATGTGATTAAAGTAAATAAGGTTAACTGACAAGTTTTTGAAGAAAGAGATGTAGGGCTGTAGCAACGCAAGCGCTATTCTTAGTAATGCTTGTTTAAACGAGGGCGATAGATTATCATTACAGTTTTAATCACATTGTGATTCCTATAGCAAGTCGAATATTTGAGAACATCATCTGTGACGATTTTTTTTAAAAAGTAAATGAATATTTTAAGAGAAATGTACGGTCTCTCAAAGGCATATCAAATATCAATAACTGGTTAGAAGTAGAATTTATCTGCTTATAAAACTTCTGGTTTATTAAATTGAGGCAATGAAACTCAAAAAAGCTTTTCCACCTTGTAGGAGCATATTTTACATTCATATCCAAAAAAACATTGTGCATAGGTTGTTGTAATTTCTGTTTGTACAAAGTGAAATTATAAACCACATTGTATGATAGTTTTTGGTTTAACTGATGTTGCCAAGTAGATTTTAACTTCTCTATATTGGTAGTGTTTACAGTTTTACCATTTACTGTACTTTGCTCGTTTATAAATCTTGAAAGCTCTCCACTTACCGAAACTGTAATTTTATTAAATATTTTTTTCCTGGCAGTTAATGTAGTAGCGATACTTTTAATGTTGAAAGGCAGAATCTCATTGTTATAAAAATTAAAACCCTTTTGTAGGCTTGTATTGGCATTTGCGCTGATATTTAATGAAGCAAAATATAAATATTTAGAAATACTGCCACCCAAAGCGTAT from Flavobacterium sp. W4I14 includes these protein-coding regions:
- a CDS encoding OOP family OmpA-OmpF porin (product_source=KO:K03286; cath_funfam=3.30.1330.60,4.10.1080.10; cleavage_site_network=SignalP-noTM; cog=COG2885; ko=KO:K03286; pfam=PF00691,PF19573; superfamily=103088,56925), with the translated sequence MKLQLFKTLPVALAGLLIGSVASAQESPASSTTTFRTWSIGVNAGVLTPLSPLGGKNDFSNNKSSLGYGLYIKKQFTPYFSLRLDGVRGKLKGDNTEPYESGVVNNSPVRAFDTELSYSGSLNAVVNMFNIDMFKKENTLQLYASAGAGIAGYKPTITTASGTSLYAGDKNIQELIIPVGVGAKFKISDAVNLDLGWTINFVDGDNVDGYYRGSNDKYNYAYAGLEFALGNGKQLAFHNPVALTYDEALKAKQTAEGLKSDLNAQKADNAKLRSELNDILKDSDGDGVADKLDKCPDTPAGTVVDGSGCPLKTPEKVVEKVIVTEEDRKVVNEAIKNLEFDLGKATIRSKSYASLNRVAALLIQKNFSLKLAGHTDNTGSKELNLRLSKARAESVKAYLVSQGANASRIEATGYGMGQPIASNKTAKGRQQNRRVEFTLY